The window CGGTGAGGGTGTCGCCGGTGGCGAGGAACCGCTCGGCGCCGAGCGAGAAGCGCGTCTTGTCGAAGGTCACGTCGGAGCGCGCTGTGACGGCGTCGAGCACCTTCTCCGCTTCGGTGGTCACTTCGGGGCCGATGCCGTCACCGGCGATGACGGCGAGCTTGACGACGCGCGACATGACACTCCTTTGCGGGGGCGCGCTCGCGTGTCAGTGGTCGACGCGCTCGCGCGCAGGGCGGGATGTACCCAGGGTAGTAGCCGCGATGATGGCCGCGATGACGACCAGGCCGGCACCGATCAGTGCGGTCACCCCGACGCCGGCGTCGAACGCGTGCGCCGCGGCGGTCTGCAGCGCCTCGGCGGTGGCCGGGTCCAGGCCTTCCGCGGCGCTCATGGCCCCGGCGAGGGTCTCCCGCGAGGCGGCGGCGACGTCGGCCGGGAGACCGGCCGGCAGCAGGATGCCGGTGCGGTACAGCGCGGTCAGGATGCCGCCGAGCACCGCCGTGCCCAGCACCGCACCCAGCTCGTACGCCGTCTCCGACACCGCGCTGGCGGCCCCAGACTTCGCCGGTGGGACGCTGGCGAGAATGAGGTCGTTCGAGACGGTCTCTGCCGCGCCGATGCCGAGCCCGAGGAGCGCGAACGCGCCGATCAGGAATCCCAGCGCGTTGTCGGCGGCGGTGAGGGCGACCATGACGTACCCGGCGACGGAGAACACCAGTGCCACGCTCACCACGATCCGCGCGTCCACCCGGCGCGCGATGGGCACCACGAGCAGTCCCGACGCGATCATTGCGGCCATGCCCGGGACGAGGGCGAGCCCGGCCTGCATCGGTGAGAGCCCGACGATCAGCTGCAGATGCTGCGAGACGAAGAAGAGGAAGCCGACCAGGGCGACCACACTGAGCAGGTTGACCAGCAGCGCACCGCTGAAGGTGCCGCGACGGAACAGGCGCATGTCGAGCATGGGCGATGAAGTCCGCAGCTGTCGGCGCACGAACAGCGCCCCGCACAGCGCACCCACGACGAGCAGCACGAGGGGCAGCAGTCCGGCTCCGTGGACGGCGAACTCCTTGATCGCGTAGACGAACGGCACCATGGTCGCCAGCGACAGCACGATGCTGAGCGGGTCGATGCGTCCCGGGTGCGGATCGCGGCTCTCGGGCAACAGCAGCGGCGCGAACACCAGCAGCGGCACCAGCACCGGAACCGACAGCAGGAACACCGAGCCCCAGGAGAAGTGCTCGAGCAGGATGCCGCCGACGATCGGGCCGAGCGCGGCACCGGCGGAGAACATCGCCGCCCACACCGCGATGGCGAACCGGCGCTGGTCGCGGTCGGTGAAGATGCTGCGCAGCAGAGAGAGTGTGGACGGCATGAGCATGGCACCGAACACACCCATCGCGGCCCGCGCCGCGATGAGGAGCGTGGCCGTCGGGGCGAAGGCGGCGAGCACTGAGACGGCGGCGAAGCCGGTGGCGCCGATCATCAGCATCCGGCGCCGGCCGAACCGGTCGCCAAGGGTGCCCATCGTCACCAGCAGCCCCGCAAGGACGAGCGGATAGGCGTCGATGATCCACAGTTGCTCGGCGCTGGTGGGCGCGAGGTCGCGCGCGATGTCAGGCAGCGCGAAGCTCAGCACCGTGTTGTCGACGGAGACCAGGAGCACCGGCAGCATCAGCACGACCAGCGCGGCCCAGCCGCGCCAGCCCACACGAGCGCCACGGCTGTCGGCGAGGCGGATCTCTTCAGTAAGTGTCATCATCATTTCTTTACCGTCCAGCCGGTATAGTAACAGGGATCAGCCGAGAGAGGACTGTCATGAGCCGGCCACCCCGCGCCCGAGAGGGCGTGCTCGACGCGTTCGAGTCGCTGCTCATTTCCGACGGCGCCCGCGGCGCGACGATGGACGCCGCCGCGCACGCGGCCGGCGTCTCCAAGGGCGGCCTGCTCTACCACTTCGCCTCGAAGGAGGCGCTGGAATCAGCCCTCCTGCTGCGCATGGAAGCCCTCGCCCGCGACGACGTCGCGGGGATGTTGGAGGCTCCGGAGGGCATCGTCGCGGCGTTCCTGCGGTCGAGTGTCATGGACGACTCCCCGCTGGATCGCGCGCTGATCGCGGCATCCAAGCTCGCGCAGAACGGCAGCGCGGCGGCAATCGATGCGCTGCGCCGGGTGCGGGAACTGTGGGAGCAGGCGCTGCGCCCGCACACCCGCGACGAGACCGCGCTGCAGCTCGTGCTGCTGGTCAGCGATGGGCTTTACTTCAACAACGCGCTCGGCACCGGAGCCGTGCCCGGTCCGGTGCCGCAGGGCGCTGACATGGACGCCCTGATCGCGCTGGTCGAGCGGGCGATCTCGGGCTGAGGGTTAAGACTCGGTGATCTCGATCTGACGGAACAGGTCGGCTTGAATGGCCGAGCGCACCTCGTCGAGCACGTCATCGGCCACCGGCGAGTCGACTGTGAGCACCGAGAGTGCCTGTCCCCCGGCGGCACGACGGGCGATCTGCATGCCGGCGATGTTGATGCCCGCCTCGCCGAACTTCTGTCCGTAGACCGCGACGATGCCGGGCCGGTCGGTGTAGAGCATGACGATGTGGTGCCGTTCGATGGGCAGCTCCACGGCGTAGTCGTTGATGCCCACGAGCTTCTCGATCTGCTTCGTGCCGGTGAGCGTGCCCGACACCGACAGCTGCGAGCCGTCCGAGAGGGCGCCGCGCAGGGTGATGACGTTGCGGTACTCGTCGGAGCGGTCATCGACGATCAGGCGGCATTCGATGCCGCGCTGCTCGGCCAGCAGCGGCGCGTTGACGTACGACACGGTCTCGCTGACGACGTTGGTGAACACGCCTTTGAGCGCGGCGAGCTTGAGCACGCTGACGTCGTACTGGCTGAGATCGCCGTGCACTTCCACGTCGAGGCTGGTCAGCGGCGAGTGGGCCAGGGCGCTGAAGATCTGACCCAGCTTCTCCACCAGCGGGATACCGGGGCGGACATACGGGTCGATCACGCCGCCGGCGACGTTGACGGCATCCGGGACGAGCTCGCCGCCGAGTGCAAGGCGCACCGAGCGCGCGACGGAGACACCGGCCTTCTCCTGCGCTTCGTCGGTCGAGGCCCCCAGGTGCGGGGTGACCACGACGTTGGGAAGGTCCAGCAGCGGCCGGGCGGTGCCGCCTTCGACCGGGGGCTCGCTGGTGAACACGTCCAGGCCTGCTCCGGCGATCTCGCCCGTGGTCAGCGCCGTGTACAGCGCCTCCTCGTCGATGAGCCCGCCGCGGGCGACGTTGACGATGTAGGCGCTGGGCTTCATGAGCCGGAACTGCTCGGTGGAGATCATGCCGGTCGTCTCGGGCGTCTTGGGCATGTGGATCGTGATGAAGTCGGACTGCTGCAGCAGGTCGTCCAGGCTCAGCAGCTGCACGCCGAGGTGCTGCGCGCGAGCGCTGGTGACATACGGGTCGAACGCGACGACGTTCATGCCGAACGCCTGCAGCCGCGAGGCGATGAGCGCGCCGATGCGGCCAAGGCCGATGATGCCGAGGGTCTTCTCATACAGCTCGACGCCGGTGTAGGCACTGCGCTTCCACTGGCCGTCCGCCAGCGAGTCATGCGCGGCGGGGATGCGCCGGGCGAGGCTGAGGATGTGGCCGATGGTCAGTTCGGCGGCCGAGATGATGTTGGATGTCGGGGCGTTGACCACCATGACGCCGGCCGTGGTGGCCGTCTTGATGTCGACGTTGTCCAGACCAACCCCTGCGCGTGCGATGACCTTGAGCGAGGGTGCCGCGGCGATCGCCTCGGCATCCATCTTCGTCGCCGAGCGGATGAGCACGGCGTGTGCGTCCGCGAGGGCGGGCAGCAGCGCGGCCCGGTCGGCGCCATCGACCTGGCGGACATCGAAGTCCGGCCCGAGGGCGTCGATCGTGGCGGGTGAGAGTTCTTCGGCGATGAGCACAACAGGCTGGGGCACGCTGGATCCTTCGATGTGGCAGCGCACGCGATCGCGTGCACCGCGACTGAGGGGAGATCCCCGTCACAGCGCCGGACGGGGGCGAAATCAGCCTATCGCGCGTGCACCGGTGGCTTTGACCGTGTGACGCCGGGGGTCAGGCGCCGAACAGTGCGGTGGTGACCGCGGCGTAGGCGAGTACGTCGAGCCAGAACACCGCGACGAACGCCAGGCCGGTGAGCATGACGGCCAGGTACGGCAGTGCGCGCCGGCGCCACCCGATGGCGAAGGCGGCGGCGAAGACCGCCGGGGCGAAGATCACCGGCAGCAGCAGTACGAACCAGCCGTACCCGGTGAGCCCGGCCACTCCCCCGGCTTGCTGCATCAGGAAGCCCAAGGCCGTCCAGAAGACGAACGCGTACAGCACCAGGAACACCCCGGCGATGACGGTGACGAGCCACATCGGCAGTGCGGTGCGGCGCGCGGGTGCGGGCGTCGCCGTGGGCGTCTCGGCGGTCACAGGGAGGCTCCCGACAGGACGAAGGGCCACGGCACGAGCAGCACGGCGCCGGCGGCGAGGAGGGTCAGTCGCACCCAGACCCGCGCGGAGCGGGTGAGCAAGAACACGGTGGCGAACCACAGCGGCGGGGCGGCGACAGCAAGCCAGAGCGTCACCTGGAAGGCGATCGGGTCGAGGAACAGTTGCGCCACCAGCTGCAGGTTGCGCGCGCCGAGCAGCCAGCCGAGGCAGAACAGCAGGTACACGCCGGCGAACACGCCGATGCCGACGAGCGCGGCGTTGCCCAGCGGAGCGGGCGCGTCGGCCGCGGTTTCGCTCTCGGTGGCGGGGCGGTCCGCTGCGGCATCCGTGTGTGGGGGGTGGTCGAGACGTTCGCTGCCCTTGCCGACGGCACGATACCCGGCGGGGAGCGGCGCGGCCGGGCCGGTGTTCCCTGCGAGCGTGGGATCGTCGTCGCCATCCCACGTGAGCGCATCATCGTCGGGTCGGGCCATGACTCCAGGGTATCCCGGCCGCCGCCCCGCGCTCGCGGGCGGGGGGCGGATGCCGGGATCAGCGGCGCCGGAACACGAAGCCGAAAGCCCGGCCCCGCTCGGGACCGGGCCTTCGTGCCGGGTGCGGCTACCGCGCGGACTTCTTGCGACCGACAGCGGACTGACCGGCGCCCTCAGCAACCTCAGCCGCCACGTCGACCACCGGCGCCGAATCCGCCGCGATGGCGGCGTGTGCGCGCGCGGCGCGGACGGCGTCGTAGGACGTGCCGTAATAGGCCGCTTCCATCAGCGTGCGCGTGTCGGCCAGCAGCGGCATGCGCGGGTTCGCCGGCGCGCACTGGTCGCCGTACGCGGCCATGGCCAGCTCATCGAGGCGACCGATGAACGACTCCTCCGGCACCCCCTGGGCCTGGAAGGAGTTCTCGATGCCGACCGCCTCACGCAGCCGCTCGATGGCGCGCGCGTAGGACTCGACCCCCTCTTCCGGCGTTTCGGCGGGCAGCCCGAGGTGCTTCGCGATCTGCTGGTACCGCTCCGGCGCGACGTAACGCTCGTACTTCGGCCACGCGGTGACCTTCGCAGGACGCTGTCCGTTGTAGCGGATCACGTGCGGCAGGTAGATCGCGTTGGTCCGCCCATGCACGAGGTGGAACTTCGACCCGGTGACGTGGGCCATCGCATGCACGATCCCGAGGAAC is drawn from Microbacterium sp. zg-B96 and contains these coding sequences:
- the serA gene encoding phosphoglycerate dehydrogenase, whose product is MPQPVVLIAEELSPATIDALGPDFDVRQVDGADRAALLPALADAHAVLIRSATKMDAEAIAAAPSLKVIARAGVGLDNVDIKTATTAGVMVVNAPTSNIISAAELTIGHILSLARRIPAAHDSLADGQWKRSAYTGVELYEKTLGIIGLGRIGALIASRLQAFGMNVVAFDPYVTSARAQHLGVQLLSLDDLLQQSDFITIHMPKTPETTGMISTEQFRLMKPSAYIVNVARGGLIDEEALYTALTTGEIAGAGLDVFTSEPPVEGGTARPLLDLPNVVVTPHLGASTDEAQEKAGVSVARSVRLALGGELVPDAVNVAGGVIDPYVRPGIPLVEKLGQIFSALAHSPLTSLDVEVHGDLSQYDVSVLKLAALKGVFTNVVSETVSYVNAPLLAEQRGIECRLIVDDRSDEYRNVITLRGALSDGSQLSVSGTLTGTKQIEKLVGINDYAVELPIERHHIVMLYTDRPGIVAVYGQKFGEAGINIAGMQIARRAAGGQALSVLTVDSPVADDVLDEVRSAIQADLFRQIEITES
- a CDS encoding bacitracin resistance protein; the protein is MTAETPTATPAPARRTALPMWLVTVIAGVFLVLYAFVFWTALGFLMQQAGGVAGLTGYGWFVLLLPVIFAPAVFAAAFAIGWRRRALPYLAVMLTGLAFVAVFWLDVLAYAAVTTALFGA
- a CDS encoding TetR/AcrR family transcriptional regulator, producing MSRPPRAREGVLDAFESLLISDGARGATMDAAAHAAGVSKGGLLYHFASKEALESALLLRMEALARDDVAGMLEAPEGIVAAFLRSSVMDDSPLDRALIAASKLAQNGSAAAIDALRRVRELWEQALRPHTRDETALQLVLLVSDGLYFNNALGTGAVPGPVPQGADMDALIALVERAISG
- a CDS encoding DNA polymerase III subunit gamma/tau; its protein translation is MARPDDDALTWDGDDDPTLAGNTGPAAPLPAGYRAVGKGSERLDHPPHTDAAADRPATESETAADAPAPLGNAALVGIGVFAGVYLLFCLGWLLGARNLQLVAQLFLDPIAFQVTLWLAVAAPPLWFATVFLLTRSARVWVRLTLLAAGAVLLVPWPFVLSGASL
- a CDS encoding MFS transporter — translated: MMTLTEEIRLADSRGARVGWRGWAALVVLMLPVLLVSVDNTVLSFALPDIARDLAPTSAEQLWIIDAYPLVLAGLLVTMGTLGDRFGRRRMLMIGATGFAAVSVLAAFAPTATLLIAARAAMGVFGAMLMPSTLSLLRSIFTDRDQRRFAIAVWAAMFSAGAALGPIVGGILLEHFSWGSVFLLSVPVLVPLLVFAPLLLPESRDPHPGRIDPLSIVLSLATMVPFVYAIKEFAVHGAGLLPLVLLVVGALCGALFVRRQLRTSSPMLDMRLFRRGTFSGALLVNLLSVVALVGFLFFVSQHLQLIVGLSPMQAGLALVPGMAAMIASGLLVVPIARRVDARIVVSVALVFSVAGYVMVALTAADNALGFLIGAFALLGLGIGAAETVSNDLILASVPPAKSGAASAVSETAYELGAVLGTAVLGGILTALYRTGILLPAGLPADVAAASRETLAGAMSAAEGLDPATAEALQTAAAHAFDAGVGVTALIGAGLVVIAAIIAATTLGTSRPARERVDH